From Thermus tengchongensis, one genomic window encodes:
- the rplR gene encoding 50S ribosomal protein L18: MARLTAYERRKFRVRNRIKRTGRLRLSVFRSLKHIYAQIIDDEKGHTLVAESSLALKLKGNKTEVARQVGRALAEKAKALGITKVAFDRGPYKYHGRVKALAEGAREGGLEF, from the coding sequence ATGGCACGGCTTACCGCATACGAACGACGCAAGTTCCGGGTGCGTAACCGCATCAAGCGCACGGGCCGGCTCCGCCTGTCCGTCTTCCGGAGCCTTAAACACATCTACGCTCAGATCATCGACGACGAGAAGGGCCATACCCTGGTGGCCGAGTCCAGCCTGGCCCTGAAGCTGAAGGGTAACAAGACCGAGGTGGCCCGGCAGGTGGGGCGGGCCCTGGCGGAGAAGGCTAAGGCCCTGGGGATCACCAAGGTGGCTTTTGACCGTGGGCCCTACAAGTACCACGGCCGGGTAAAGGCTCTGGCGGAAGGGGCCAGAGAAGGGGGCTTGGAGTTCTAG
- the rplX gene encoding 50S ribosomal protein L24 has protein sequence MRAKVHVKKGDTVLVASGKYKGRVGKVKAVLPKRGAVIVEGVNIVKKAVRVSPQHPQGGFVEQEAPLHASKVRPICPACGKPTRVRKKFLEDGRKIRVCAKCGGSLDVEE, from the coding sequence ATGCGGGCCAAGGTGCACGTAAAGAAGGGAGACACGGTTTTGGTGGCCTCCGGCAAGTACAAGGGCCGGGTGGGCAAGGTGAAGGCTGTGTTGCCCAAGAGAGGAGCGGTCATCGTGGAGGGGGTGAACATCGTTAAGAAGGCGGTGCGGGTGAGTCCCCAGCACCCCCAGGGTGGCTTTGTGGAGCAGGAAGCACCCCTGCATGCCTCCAAGGTGCGCCCCATCTGCCCCGCGTGCGGCAAGCCCACCCGGGTGCGCAAGAAATTTCTAGAGGATGGCCGCAAGATCCGGGTTTGCGCCAAGTGTGGCGGATCTTTGGACGTGGAGGAGTAA
- the rplD gene encoding 50S ribosomal protein L4, whose translation MVYQIPVLSSSGKRELAADLPQEVNPHLLWEVVRWQLAKRRRGTASTKTRGEVAYSGRKIYPQKHTGRARHGDIGAPIFVGGGTVFGPKPRDYSYTLPKKVRQAGLAMAVADRAREGKLLLVEDFAGVNGKTKEFLAWAKGAGLDGSESVLLVTASELVRRAARNLPWVVTLAPEGLNVYDILRTERLVMDLAAWEAFQARTGGEA comes from the coding sequence ATGGTGTACCAGATTCCTGTTCTCTCCTCTTCCGGCAAGCGGGAGCTTGCCGCCGATCTCCCCCAGGAGGTTAACCCCCACCTCCTATGGGAGGTGGTGCGCTGGCAGCTGGCGAAAAGGCGCCGGGGCACCGCCAGCACCAAGACCCGGGGCGAGGTGGCTTACTCTGGCCGCAAGATCTATCCCCAGAAGCACACCGGGCGGGCCCGCCACGGGGATATCGGCGCCCCCATCTTCGTGGGGGGTGGTACCGTGTTCGGTCCTAAGCCCAGGGACTACAGCTACACCCTGCCCAAGAAGGTGCGGCAGGCGGGGTTGGCCATGGCCGTGGCCGACCGGGCCCGGGAGGGCAAGCTCCTTTTGGTGGAGGACTTCGCCGGGGTTAACGGCAAGACCAAGGAGTTTCTGGCCTGGGCTAAGGGTGCGGGACTAGACGGCTCGGAAAGCGTGCTCCTGGTGACGGCCAGCGAGCTGGTGCGCCGGGCTGCCCGGAACCTCCCTTGGGTGGTGACCCTGGCCCCGGAGGGGTTAAACGTCTACGACATCCTGCGCACCGAGCGCCTGGTCATGGACCTGGCGGCTTGGGAGGCTTTCCAGGCCCGCACGGGAGGTGAGGCATGA
- the rpmC gene encoding 50S ribosomal protein L29 yields the protein MKPSEIRKLSSSEIEKLVREKKRELMELRFQASIGQLSQNHRIRETRRLIARLLTILNERRRANA from the coding sequence ATGAAGCCCAGTGAGATCCGCAAGCTCTCTTCCAGTGAGATCGAGAAGCTGGTTCGGGAGAAGAAGCGGGAGCTGATGGAGCTTCGTTTCCAGGCCTCCATCGGCCAGCTCTCCCAGAACCACAGGATCCGGGAGACCCGGCGCCTCATCGCCCGGCTCCTCACGATCCTGAATGAGAGGAGGAGGGCCAATGCCTAA
- a CDS encoding type Z 30S ribosomal protein S14 encodes MARKALIEKAKRTPKFKVRAYTRCVRCGRARSVYRYFGLCRICLRELAHKGQLPGVRKASW; translated from the coding sequence ATGGCGAGAAAAGCGTTGATCGAAAAGGCCAAGCGTACTCCCAAGTTCAAAGTGCGGGCCTACACCCGTTGCGTGCGCTGTGGGAGGGCCAGGAGCGTGTACCGCTACTTCGGGCTCTGCCGGATTTGCCTTAGGGAGCTGGCCCACAAGGGGCAGCTTCCCGGGGTGAGGAAGGCCAGCTGGTAG
- the rpsH gene encoding 30S ribosomal protein S8, producing MLTDPIADMLTRIRNATRVYKESTEVPASRFKEEILKILAREGFIKGYERVEVDGKPVLRIYLKYGPRRQGPDPRPEQVINQIRRISRPGRRVYVGVKEIPRVRRGLGIAILSTPKGVLTDREARRLGVGGELICEVW from the coding sequence ATGTTGACGGACCCCATTGCCGACATGCTGACCCGGATTCGTAACGCCACCCGGGTCTACAAGGAGAGCACCGAGGTACCCGCCTCCCGCTTCAAGGAGGAGATCCTCAAGATCCTGGCGCGGGAGGGCTTCATCAAGGGGTACGAGCGGGTGGAGGTGGACGGCAAGCCGGTGTTGCGGATTTACCTCAAATACGGACCCCGGCGTCAGGGGCCGGATCCCCGGCCCGAACAGGTCATCAACCAGATCCGCCGCATCAGCCGTCCTGGAAGGCGGGTGTACGTGGGGGTCAAGGAGATTCCTCGGGTGCGCCGCGGCCTGGGGATTGCCATCCTGTCCACGCCCAAGGGCGTCCTTACCGACCGGGAGGCCCGGCGTCTGGGCGTGGGCGGGGAGCTTATCTGCGAGGTGTGGTGA
- the rplP gene encoding 50S ribosomal protein L16, whose translation MLMPRRMKYRKQHRGRLKGATKGGDYVAFGDYGLVAMEPAWITSQQIEAARVAMVRHFRRGGKIFIRIFPDKPYTKKPLEVRMGKGKGNVEGYVAVVKPGRVMFEVAGVTEEQALEALRIAGHKLPIKTKIVRRDAYDEAQ comes from the coding sequence ATGTTGATGCCCAGGCGCATGAAGTACCGCAAGCAGCACCGGGGTCGCCTGAAGGGGGCCACCAAGGGGGGGGACTACGTGGCCTTTGGGGACTATGGCCTGGTGGCCATGGAGCCCGCCTGGATCACCTCCCAGCAGATCGAGGCCGCCCGTGTGGCCATGGTGCGCCATTTCCGCCGCGGGGGCAAGATCTTCATCCGCATCTTCCCCGACAAGCCCTATACCAAAAAGCCCCTCGAGGTGCGGATGGGTAAGGGTAAGGGCAACGTGGAAGGGTACGTGGCGGTGGTGAAGCCCGGCCGGGTGATGTTCGAGGTGGCGGGCGTCACGGAGGAGCAGGCCCTCGAGGCCTTGCGCATCGCCGGCCACAAGCTTCCCATCAAGACCAAGATCGTGAGGAGGGACGCCTACGATGAAGCCCAGTGA
- the rplE gene encoding 50S ribosomal protein L5, translating to MPLDVALKRKYYEEVRPELIRRFGYQNIWEVPRLEKVVINQGLGEAKEDARILEKASHELALITGQKPAITRAKKSISNFKLRKGMPIGLKVTLRGDRMWIFLEKLLSVALPRIRDFRGVNPNSFDGRGNYNLGLREQLIFPEITYDMVDALRGMDIAVVTTARTDEEAKALLELLGFPFRK from the coding sequence ATGCCCCTGGATGTGGCGCTAAAAAGGAAATACTACGAGGAGGTCCGGCCCGAGCTCATCCGCCGCTTCGGTTACCAGAACATCTGGGAGGTGCCTCGGCTGGAGAAGGTGGTGATCAACCAGGGGCTGGGGGAGGCCAAGGAGGATGCCCGCATCCTGGAGAAGGCTTCTCATGAACTGGCCCTCATCACCGGCCAGAAGCCGGCCATAACCCGGGCCAAGAAGTCCATCTCCAACTTCAAGCTCCGCAAGGGGATGCCTATCGGCCTTAAGGTTACCCTGCGCGGCGACCGGATGTGGATCTTCCTGGAGAAGCTCCTTTCCGTGGCCCTTCCCCGCATCCGCGACTTCCGCGGGGTGAACCCGAACAGCTTTGACGGCCGCGGCAACTACAACCTGGGGTTGAGGGAGCAGCTCATCTTCCCGGAGATCACCTACGACATGGTGGACGCCCTTCGGGGCATGGACATCGCGGTTGTGACCACCGCCCGGACCGACGAGGAGGCCAAGGCCCTTCTAGAACTCTTGGGCTTCCCCTTCCGGAAGTGA
- the rpsC gene encoding 30S ribosomal protein S3, which produces MGNKIHPIGFRLGITRDWESRWYAGKKQYRHLLLEDQKIREVLTKELYPAGLARIDIERAADNVAVTVHVAKPGVVIGRGGEKIKVLRDTLSQLTGKNVALNVQEIHNPNLSAPLVAQRVAEQIERRFAVRRAIKQAVQRVMEAGAKGAKVIVSGRIGGAEQARTEWAAEGRVPLHTLRANIDYGFALARTTYGVLGVKAYVFLGEVIGGQKPKVRPEGPRAEEKPRRRRPAVRVKKEE; this is translated from the coding sequence ATGGGAAATAAGATCCACCCCATTGGGTTCAGGCTCGGCATCACCCGGGACTGGGAGTCCCGCTGGTATGCGGGCAAGAAGCAGTACCGCCACCTCCTCCTGGAGGACCAGAAGATCCGCGAGGTCCTCACCAAGGAGCTCTACCCGGCTGGTTTGGCCCGCATCGACATCGAGCGGGCCGCGGACAACGTGGCTGTGACCGTGCACGTGGCCAAGCCGGGTGTGGTCATCGGCCGGGGCGGGGAGAAGATCAAGGTCCTGAGGGACACCCTTTCCCAGCTCACCGGCAAGAACGTGGCCCTGAACGTCCAGGAGATCCACAACCCCAACCTCTCCGCACCTTTGGTGGCCCAACGGGTGGCGGAGCAGATCGAGCGCCGCTTTGCCGTGCGGCGGGCCATCAAGCAGGCGGTGCAGCGGGTGATGGAGGCGGGGGCTAAGGGAGCCAAGGTGATCGTCTCCGGCCGCATCGGCGGCGCTGAGCAGGCCCGCACCGAGTGGGCCGCGGAGGGCCGGGTGCCCCTTCACACCCTTCGTGCTAACATAGACTACGGTTTCGCTTTGGCCCGCACCACCTACGGGGTGCTGGGGGTCAAGGCTTACGTGTTCCTGGGCGAGGTGATCGGTGGACAGAAGCCCAAGGTCCGCCCCGAGGGGCCGAGGGCGGAGGAAAAGCCCCGCCGCCGCCGCCCAGCGGTGCGTGTGAAGAAGGAGGAGTAG
- the rplF gene encoding 50S ribosomal protein L6 — MSRIGRLPIPLPKGVTVEVAPGLVKVKGPKGELSVPISPEMRVVVDGGVVRVERPSDERRHKSLHGLTRTLIANAIKGVSEGYVKELLIKGIGYRARLVGRAVELTVGFSHPVVVEPPEGITFEVPEPTKIRVLGIDKQKVGQVAANLRAIKKPSAYHEKGIYYAGEPVRLKPGKAGAKK, encoded by the coding sequence ATGTCTAGGATTGGCCGGCTTCCCATTCCCCTGCCTAAGGGGGTCACTGTGGAGGTGGCCCCGGGGCTCGTCAAGGTTAAAGGCCCCAAGGGCGAACTTTCCGTACCCATCTCCCCGGAGATGCGGGTGGTGGTGGATGGAGGGGTGGTGCGGGTGGAAAGGCCCTCGGATGAGCGCCGGCACAAGAGCCTGCACGGCCTCACCCGGACCCTCATCGCCAACGCCATTAAGGGGGTTTCCGAGGGGTACGTGAAGGAGCTCCTCATCAAGGGCATCGGCTACCGGGCCCGGCTTGTGGGACGGGCGGTGGAGCTCACCGTGGGCTTTAGCCACCCCGTGGTGGTGGAGCCCCCCGAGGGCATCACCTTCGAGGTGCCCGAGCCCACCAAGATCCGCGTTCTGGGCATAGACAAGCAGAAGGTGGGCCAGGTGGCCGCCAACCTGCGCGCCATTAAGAAGCCCAGCGCCTACCACGAGAAGGGCATTTACTACGCGGGCGAGCCCGTCCGCCTTAAGCCCGGCAAGGCCGGGGCCAAGAAGTAG
- the rpmD gene encoding 50S ribosomal protein L30: MAKLKVKLVKSPIGYPKDQKAALKALGLTKLHKEKVFEDHPAIRGNIKKVAHLVRVEVLE; the protein is encoded by the coding sequence ATGGCCAAGCTTAAGGTTAAGCTGGTGAAAAGCCCCATTGGGTATCCCAAGGACCAGAAGGCGGCCTTGAAGGCCCTGGGGCTGACCAAGCTCCACAAGGAAAAGGTCTTTGAAGACCATCCCGCCATACGGGGGAACATCAAGAAGGTGGCCCACCTTGTGCGGGTGGAGGTGCTGGAATGA
- the rplO gene encoding 50S ribosomal protein L15, with amino-acid sequence MKLTDLKPNPGANKRRKRVGRGPGSGHGKTATRGHKGQKSRSGGVKDPRRFEGGRSTTLMRLPKRGMQGQVPGEIKRPKYQGVNLRDLARFDGEVTPEVLVQAGILKKGYRLKVLGEGEAKPLRVVAHAFSKSALEKLKAAGGEAVLLEA; translated from the coding sequence ATGAAGCTTACCGATCTAAAACCCAATCCTGGGGCCAACAAGAGGCGGAAGCGGGTGGGGCGGGGCCCCGGCTCCGGCCACGGTAAGACGGCCACCCGGGGGCACAAGGGGCAGAAGTCCCGCTCCGGCGGGGTCAAGGACCCCCGCCGCTTTGAGGGGGGGCGCTCCACCACCCTGATGCGCCTGCCTAAGCGGGGCATGCAGGGACAGGTGCCCGGGGAGATCAAGAGGCCCAAGTACCAGGGGGTGAACCTGAGGGACCTGGCCCGCTTCGACGGGGAGGTGACCCCGGAGGTGCTGGTCCAGGCGGGAATCCTAAAGAAGGGTTACCGGCTTAAGGTGCTGGGGGAAGGGGAGGCCAAGCCCCTTAGGGTGGTGGCCCACGCCTTTTCCAAGAGCGCCCTGGAGAAGCTGAAGGCTGCAGGCGGCGAAGCGGTTCTTTTGGAGGCCTAA
- the secY gene encoding preprotein translocase subunit SecY produces MLKAFRSALAIPELRQRILFTLLVLAAYRLGAFIPTPGVDLDKIQEFLRTTQGGVFGIINLFSGGNFERFSIFALGIMPYITAAIIMQLLVNVIPALEKLSKEGEEGRRIINQYTRIGGIALGAFQGFFLATAFLGADGGRFLLPGWAPGPFFWLVVVVTQVAGIALLLWMAERITEYGIGNGTSMIIFAGIVVDWLPQLFRTAGLIRTGEVNLVAFLFFLAFIVLAFAGMAAVQQAERRIPVQYARKVVGRRVYGGQATYIPIKLNAAGVIPIVFAAAILQIPIFLTAPFQDNQVLQAIANFFNPTHLSGLLIEVVLIVLFTYVYTAVQFDPKRIAESLREYGGFIPGIRPGEPTVKFLEHIVSRLTLWGALFLGLVAALPQIIQNLTGVKSIAFSGIGLLIVVGVALDTLRQIESQLMLRNYEGFLSKGRIRGRTR; encoded by the coding sequence ATGCTGAAGGCCTTCCGGAGCGCCCTAGCCATCCCCGAGCTGCGTCAGCGCATCCTCTTTACCCTGCTGGTGCTGGCCGCCTACCGCCTGGGGGCCTTCATCCCTACCCCCGGGGTGGACCTGGACAAGATCCAGGAGTTTTTGCGCACCACCCAGGGTGGGGTCTTCGGGATCATTAACCTCTTCTCTGGCGGCAACTTTGAGCGCTTTTCCATCTTTGCCCTGGGCATCATGCCCTACATCACCGCCGCCATCATCATGCAGCTCTTGGTAAACGTCATCCCTGCCCTGGAGAAGCTATCCAAGGAGGGAGAGGAGGGGCGCCGCATCATCAACCAGTACACCCGCATCGGCGGCATCGCTCTGGGGGCCTTCCAGGGCTTCTTCTTGGCCACGGCGTTCCTGGGGGCAGACGGGGGGCGCTTCCTCCTCCCCGGCTGGGCCCCCGGGCCCTTCTTCTGGCTGGTGGTGGTGGTCACCCAGGTGGCGGGGATCGCCCTCCTCCTGTGGATGGCGGAGCGCATCACCGAGTACGGCATCGGCAACGGCACCAGCATGATCATCTTTGCCGGGATTGTGGTGGACTGGCTGCCGCAGCTTTTCCGCACCGCGGGGCTCATCCGCACCGGGGAGGTCAACCTGGTGGCCTTCCTCTTTTTCCTGGCCTTTATCGTCTTGGCCTTTGCCGGGATGGCAGCGGTGCAGCAAGCGGAAAGGCGCATTCCCGTCCAGTACGCCAGAAAGGTGGTGGGCAGGAGGGTCTATGGGGGGCAGGCCACCTACATCCCCATCAAGCTGAACGCTGCCGGTGTCATCCCCATCGTCTTCGCTGCCGCCATTTTGCAGATTCCCATCTTCCTCACCGCCCCCTTCCAGGACAACCAGGTGCTCCAGGCCATCGCCAACTTCTTCAACCCCACCCATCTCTCTGGTCTCCTCATCGAGGTGGTGCTCATCGTCCTTTTCACCTACGTCTACACCGCGGTCCAGTTCGACCCCAAGCGGATTGCGGAAAGCCTCCGGGAATACGGGGGGTTCATCCCGGGCATCCGCCCAGGCGAGCCCACGGTGAAGTTCTTGGAGCATATCGTTTCCCGACTGACCCTCTGGGGGGCCCTCTTCCTGGGCTTGGTGGCGGCCTTGCCCCAGATCATCCAGAACCTCACCGGGGTGAAGAGCATCGCCTTTTCCGGCATCGGCCTTCTCATCGTGGTGGGCGTGGCTTTGGACACCCTCAGGCAGATTGAGAGCCAGCTGATGCTGAGGAACTACGAGGGGTTCCTTTCCAAGGGCCGCATCCGCGGCCGCACGCGTTAG
- the rpsQ gene encoding 30S ribosomal protein S17, with product MPKKVLTGVVVSDKMQKTVTVLVERQFPHPLYGKVIKRSKKYLAHDPEEKYKVGDVVEIIESRPISKRKRWRVLRLVEGGRLDLVEKYLVRRQNYASLSKRGGKA from the coding sequence ATGCCTAAGAAGGTGCTGACCGGGGTGGTGGTGAGCGACAAGATGCAGAAGACCGTCACGGTCTTGGTGGAGCGCCAGTTTCCCCACCCCCTCTACGGCAAGGTGATCAAGCGCTCCAAAAAGTACCTGGCTCATGATCCTGAGGAGAAGTACAAGGTGGGGGACGTGGTGGAGATCATCGAGTCCCGCCCCATCTCCAAGCGCAAGCGCTGGCGGGTGCTGCGCCTGGTGGAGGGGGGAAGGTTGGACTTGGTGGAAAAGTACCTGGTGCGTAGGCAGAACTACGCCAGCCTTTCCAAGAGGGGAGGTAAGGCATGA
- the rpsE gene encoding 30S ribosomal protein S5: MPETDFEEKMILVRRTAKTYQGGRRFRFGALVVVGDRQGRVGLGLGKAKEVPLAVQKAGYYARRNMVEVPIQNGTIPHEIEVKYGASKILLKPAAPGTGVIAGAVPRAILELAGITDILTKELGSRNPINIAYATMEALRQLKTKQDVERLRKGGEE, encoded by the coding sequence ATGCCCGAGACCGATTTTGAAGAGAAGATGATCCTGGTGCGGCGCACCGCCAAGACCTACCAGGGCGGCCGCCGCTTCCGCTTCGGGGCCTTGGTGGTGGTGGGCGACCGGCAGGGCCGGGTGGGCCTGGGCCTGGGCAAGGCCAAGGAGGTGCCCCTAGCGGTACAGAAGGCGGGGTACTACGCCCGCCGCAACATGGTGGAGGTGCCCATCCAAAACGGCACCATTCCCCACGAGATTGAGGTAAAGTACGGGGCCTCCAAGATCCTCTTGAAGCCTGCGGCCCCGGGCACGGGGGTGATTGCGGGGGCAGTGCCCCGGGCCATCCTGGAGCTTGCGGGGATCACGGATATCCTCACCAAGGAGCTGGGGAGCCGCAACCCCATCAACATCGCCTACGCCACCATGGAGGCCCTCAGGCAGCTTAAGACCAAGCAGGATGTGGAGCGCCTGCGGAAAGGCGGTGAGGAGTGA
- the rplV gene encoding 50S ribosomal protein L22, whose amino-acid sequence MEAKAIARYVRISPRKVRLVVDLIRGKSLEEARAILRYTNKRGAYYVAKVLESAAANAVNNHDMLEDRLFVKAAFVDEGPALKRVLPRARGRADIIKKRTSHITVILGEKHGK is encoded by the coding sequence ATGGAAGCGAAAGCCATTGCCCGTTATGTGCGCATCTCCCCCAGAAAGGTCCGCCTTGTGGTGGACCTGATCCGGGGGAAGAGCCTCGAGGAGGCCCGCGCCATCCTGCGCTACACCAACAAGCGGGGGGCCTATTACGTGGCCAAGGTGCTGGAGTCCGCCGCCGCCAATGCGGTCAACAACCACGACATGCTGGAGGACCGGCTTTTCGTGAAGGCGGCCTTTGTGGACGAGGGGCCCGCTTTGAAAAGGGTGCTTCCCCGGGCCCGGGGCCGGGCGGACATCATCAAGAAGAGGACCAGCCACATCACGGTGATCTTGGGAGAGAAACATGGGAAATAA
- the rplB gene encoding 50S ribosomal protein L2 has translation MAVKKFKPYTPSRRFMTVADFSEITKTEPEKSLVKPLKKTGGRNNQGRITVRFRGGGHKRLYRIIDFKRWDKAGIPAKVAAIEYDPNRSARIALLHYADGEKRYIIAPEGLQVGQQVVAGPDAPIQVGNALPLRFIPVGTVVHAVELEPKKGAKLARSAGTGTQIQGREGDYVILRLPSGELRKVHGECYATIGTVGNADHKNIVLGKAGRTRWLGRKPHVRGAAMNPVDHPHGGGEGRAPRGRPPASPWGWQTKGLKTRKRRKPSSRFIIARRKK, from the coding sequence ATGGCAGTCAAGAAGTTCAAACCCTACACCCCAAGCCGCCGTTTCATGACGGTGGCGGACTTCTCCGAGATCACCAAGACCGAGCCGGAGAAGTCCTTGGTCAAGCCCCTGAAGAAGACGGGGGGCCGTAACAACCAGGGCCGCATCACCGTGCGCTTCCGGGGGGGTGGCCATAAGCGGCTTTACCGCATCATCGACTTCAAGCGCTGGGACAAGGCGGGCATCCCCGCCAAGGTGGCGGCCATTGAGTACGACCCCAACCGCTCCGCCCGCATCGCCCTTCTGCACTACGCCGACGGGGAGAAACGCTACATCATCGCTCCCGAGGGCCTGCAGGTGGGCCAGCAGGTGGTGGCGGGGCCGGATGCTCCCATCCAGGTGGGCAACGCCCTTCCCCTCCGCTTTATCCCCGTGGGCACCGTGGTCCATGCGGTGGAGTTGGAGCCCAAGAAGGGGGCCAAGCTGGCCCGCTCTGCTGGCACCGGCACCCAGATTCAGGGCCGGGAAGGGGATTACGTGATCCTGCGCCTGCCCTCGGGAGAGCTTAGGAAGGTGCACGGGGAGTGCTATGCCACCATCGGGACCGTGGGCAACGCCGATCACAAGAACATCGTCCTGGGCAAGGCGGGGCGCACCCGTTGGCTGGGCCGCAAGCCCCATGTGCGCGGCGCCGCCATGAACCCGGTGGACCACCCCCACGGCGGTGGTGAGGGCCGGGCGCCTCGGGGCCGTCCCCCGGCCTCCCCTTGGGGCTGGCAGACCAAGGGGCTTAAGACCAGGAAGCGGCGCAAGCCCTCCAGCCGCTTCATCATCGCCCGCCGCAAGAAGTGA
- the rpsS gene encoding 30S ribosomal protein S19: MPRSLKKGVFVDDHLLEKVLELNAKGEKRLIKTWSRRSTIVPEMVGHTIAVYNGKQHVPVYITENMVGHKLGEFAPTRTYRGHGKEAKATKKK, translated from the coding sequence ATGCCGCGTAGCTTGAAGAAGGGCGTATTCGTAGACGACCACCTCTTGGAGAAGGTGCTGGAGCTCAACGCCAAGGGGGAGAAGCGGCTCATCAAGACCTGGAGCCGCCGCTCCACCATCGTCCCCGAGATGGTGGGCCATACCATTGCGGTCTACAACGGCAAGCAGCATGTGCCCGTCTACATCACCGAGAACATGGTGGGGCACAAGCTGGGAGAATTTGCCCCCACCCGCACCTACCGGGGGCACGGGAAAGAGGCTAAGGCCACCAAGAAGAAGTAG
- the rplN gene encoding 50S ribosomal protein L14 yields MIQPQTYLEVADNTGARKIMCIRVLKGSNAKYATVGDIIVASVKEAIPRGAVKEGDVVKAVVVRTKKEVKRPDGSAIRFDDNAAVIINNQLEPRGTRVFGPVARELREKGFMKIVSLAPEVL; encoded by the coding sequence ATGATCCAGCCCCAGACCTATCTGGAGGTGGCCGACAACACCGGGGCCCGCAAGATCATGTGCATCCGCGTGCTTAAGGGCTCCAACGCCAAGTACGCCACCGTGGGGGACATCATTGTGGCCAGCGTCAAGGAGGCCATCCCCCGAGGGGCGGTGAAGGAAGGCGACGTGGTGAAGGCGGTGGTGGTGCGCACCAAAAAGGAGGTTAAGCGCCCCGATGGCTCCGCCATCCGCTTTGACGACAACGCCGCCGTCATCATCAACAACCAGCTGGAGCCCCGCGGCACCCGCGTCTTCGGCCCCGTGGCCCGCGAGTTGCGCGAGAAGGGCTTCATGAAGATCGTTTCCCTGGCTCCGGAGGTGCTCTAA
- a CDS encoding 50S ribosomal protein L23, translating to MKTAFDVILAPVLSEKAYAGFAEGKYTFWVHPKATKTEIKNAVEAAFKVKVVGVNTMTVRGKKKRLGRYLGKRPDRKKAIVQVAAGQKIEALEGLI from the coding sequence ATGAAGACCGCCTTTGACGTGATCCTGGCCCCGGTGCTTTCCGAGAAGGCTTACGCCGGCTTCGCAGAGGGCAAGTACACCTTCTGGGTCCACCCCAAGGCCACCAAGACGGAGATCAAAAACGCCGTGGAGGCGGCCTTTAAGGTCAAAGTGGTGGGAGTGAACACCATGACGGTGCGGGGCAAGAAGAAGCGCCTGGGCCGCTACCTGGGCAAGCGCCCCGACCGCAAGAAGGCCATCGTGCAGGTGGCTGCCGGGCAGAAGATCGAGGCCCTGGAGGGCCTCATCTAA